GCCGTCAACAAGGCCGCCAGCAACCGGGGAGTCAGCCGCGCGCGCCCCTTCGCCGAAATGCGCAAAGCCCGCACCGGGAACTCCACCACGGAGAAACCGTCGTCGTCGACCATGACTGTGGGCGCTGGGGCGAGAGTGACCAGGACATCGCCGGGCTCGGTCAGGGCGGCCCGGGGGTAGTGCTCCGCGAGCACAGCGCGGTCGATCAATCGCTCGTACTCCGCCTTCGAGCAGCCGAGGTCACTTGGCCCGAGCACTCGATGCGTTCCCTGCGCGCTGACATGGCGGGGGTCGATGCGGGTGCCCTGAATCAGGTTCACCGTCCCGGCCTTGATCAAGGAGCCGACGCTCACCAGCTCGGGCGCCCTGGGCTGAGCCTGCGTTATCCCGGTGCGCACCCGTGGCCGTCGGGTCCGGCGGGCATCGGCCAGCCGTGCCAACGTGGCTTCCAACTCCGCTACGCGGGCAACCGTCCGCGGCACCTCGGTACGGCGTTCCCGCACGGTCGGCAGCCGTGGCGCGAACAGCGGTCCGCCGGCCTCGACCAAGCCGGCGACCTCGACATCCACGCAATGGGTCCGGGTGTGCTCCGTCGGCTGGTGACCCGCTCGGCGCCACGTCACGACATCGGTGACGAGAGCATCTACGACCGCAGGAGTTAGTGGAGCATCCGACACATCGGCCACCAGCATTCGGCCGCGCAGCGGCGTGCGCCGCACAGGACTGATCACCCACAGTGCCGTCTCGTAGCCTGGGCGGAACGGCAGCATGCCGCCTGGCAATCGGATGACCGCCTCCACCAGGCCACTGGCCAGCAGCTTCGCCCGGGTTCGTTCCTCCGGCGAATACCGTGGCAGCGTCCCGGTCAGCACATCGGCAGGCCCCCACACCACCGCAGTGCTGGAGTCCGCGAGGCGCACGGCGATGTCGTCAATCCGGTGCAACACCTCCATGGCCGAGCGGTTCTCCGCAGGCCGGTACGGGATCTGGGTCACGAGCGCGTCCGGCCCCTCGGCACTGTCTCCGGTCCCGTCGGCTAGGTCAGGTCCGGTATTCACGTCCTGGTCGTCGAGCGGCACCCCATGCACGATCAATCTGCGTCGTAGCAGGCGAGCCAGGTAAGCATCGGAGTCGGCGGCCAGCACGATGGGGGCACAGCTCTCCGGAAGCAGCCCCAGCAGGGGAACCAGGAGATCACCCGGCCCCGCAGCAGGGTCGGCGATGGTCAACGAGGCACTGTGTCCGGCACGTTCCGCCACTCCGGAGAGCTTGGCCAGCAACAGGCCCAGCTCAGGGTCGGGCCGACGTGCGGCAAGGTCTCTGGCACCGAACCGGCCGCGAGCGGCGAGGAGGCGTTCGAACGCGTCGGACGCACCCCAGGCGGCCTCGATCAGCTCGTCGACGAGAGCAAGCAGATGCCCCGGCCGCTCCGGCAAGGACCAGACCTCGGTGAGCAGAAAAACATCGTCGGGATCGACTTCTTCGGCACGATCGCGCAACTGGCATGGTGTCGCGCCCGTGAGTGGCTCACCGTCCAAGGCGACGAGGCAGACCAACGACGTCGCGGCAGCGATCACATCGCGCGGTGCCAAGTCCTCGCCCCACGCACTGAGGGTGTGGAGGCACAGGTCGAGCTCAGCGACATCCCGTTCCATGCGCCCGGTCTCGACCAGCCAGTCACATACTTCACGGGCCCGGAACAGCGGCTTCGCGCTTCCGTCGACGGCAGGAGCAGGGAAGTCCGTGTACCGCCGTCGCCATGTGGTGACCACCGGGCGGCGGACACCCGCGAGCTGCGCGATGTCAGCCATCGACATCAGCAACGAGTCCCGTGTCGGGACGGCTGGACTGTCGAGCAACGGCGCCGCACCTCCCTCGCGTCGTCGGGCCGTGATCAGAGTATCGACACTGCCCGACACGGCGTTACTCGATTCTTGATAACCCCCTTTATCAACTTCAGCTATCTCCGATTCTCCTTCGCCGCCGATAGCGTCACCGCGTCCGCTGGAGTCATGCCGACGCCTCAACGAACAGCACGCGGGAGAAGCACACACCATGAGCCACAACATCACCACCGCGCCGCGAAACAGCCTCGGGACCGCTGGGTTCGTCCTGGGCCTCGTAGGACTGGTGTTCTCGTTCATCCCACTGATCGGAGTGGTCGCCTGGCCCCTGGTGATCATCGGTCTCGTGCTCTCGCTGGTCGGCATTGCGAGGGCGCGAAAGACGGCGGCGAGCAAGGGACTCGCGATCGCGGGGACCGTCCTCTCCGCGATCGGGTTGCTCGTCTGCATCACCTGGGTCGGCGCGGTCAGCAAGGCTGTCGACGAGGCACAGCGGAACGAGCTGAAGCCTGTGGCGTCCGGTCAATCACCGGCCGCAGGGCAGCACACCGTCGTCTTCGAGCTCAGCACGGATCAGGCGGTGAACGTTCAGTACGGCGACCTCGCCGATCAGCGCACTCTCGTGGCGGACCCGACTCAGGAGTGGCGGCAGGAGTTCAGTTTCGGGGGCGGCTCCCACCACCTGATGCTGTCCGCCACCCCGGTCGGCAACAGCGATCTCACCAGCACCATCACCTGCTCGATCACCGTCGACGGGGAAACGGTCGCGCAGCAGTCGAACCCCTTGGGCGTGTGGTGCAACGCCAACGTCAGAAAGTGAACCGCCCGGCACAACCCTCACGTTCCGACATTCGCACAAACCCCTTGCCCAGACCGGGAGAAACCCGACATGTCCGCAGCGTTCGACCCGACCACCAGCCAGGTAATCACGCCATCCCCGAAGTCCCCGAAGAGATGGCCTTGGATCGTGGCCGTCGTCGCCGCTTTCGCAGCAGGCGCCACCACCACCATGGTTGTCATGAGCGGGAGCAGTGACGAGAAGGAGACCGAACCCGCCCAAGAGGCCCTGTTCGAGAACAGCGAGAGCCCTACCACGTTCGTAGTAGAAGAGGAGCCCCCTCCACTCCCTTCACCCGGGGACTTCGCAATCGAGCTGCGGATTCTCAGCAAGCAGTGCTTCGGATCCGCCGGCTGCAACGTCTCGTATTCCATCGAGCCCGTTTACCTGGGCAGTGAGCCGCTCGACGACGTCTCCGCCACGGTGACGTACGAGGTTTTGGGGGGCGACAGCGGACCTCAGATCAATTCGTTCACTTTGGACGGCGATACGATCACGTACCGGGAGGAAGAGTTCATCTCGATTCCTTCTTCCTCGACCGAACTAAAGATCGAAGTCACGGACGTCTTCTGAGCCAGGCGTGGCAGGCTTGGGTGGCCTCGCTTCCTCAGCGGTCGCGAGGAACGTGACCGCTGAGGAAGCGTCAGAAGGTTCGTCAGACGTCGAACTCGCCCGCCTTCACGCCTGCGATGAAAGCGCGCCACTCGCTGTCGGTGTACGTGACCGACGCTTCGTCGGGGCGCTTGGAATTGCGCACCTCCACACCGCCCTCGATGCGACGGAACTCGACGCAGTTGTCGGTCTGTGCGCTGAAACTCGACTTACGCCAAGGACCACCGCTAGCGGTCATCTTCATATTGTCGACTCCTTGGTGTCGATCACCTCGGCAATGAGCTTCGCGGAATCCTCCGCACTCATCGCCACCTTGCGAACCTTCTCGACAGCCGACCAATACACCTCGATGTCGGCTGGTTCATGCAGGAACAGCCCGGAGATACGATTTTCCAGGTGCACCACACCCGCGCCGTCGAGCGATTCCACCAACAGGAAAGGACCATCCAGCCCTGGATGCCAATCCGACTGCATCGGGATCACGCGCAAGTCGACATTGGGCCGCTCGGCATGTGCAAGCAAGGCATGCAACTGATCGACCATCACTGCGGGCCCACCGATGTCGGCGTGTAGCGCGGATTCTCCGATGAACGCGTCCAAACGCACTGGGTTTCGACGCGTGACGATCTCCTGTCGCCCAATCCGTACAGCGACGCGTGTGTCGATCTCACTCGCGGGGACGTCAGCTTGCCGCATGATCGCTCTCGCATAGTCGCCGATCTGCAACAACCCCGGTATCAGCAGCGTCGAGACCGTCGCGATGTACGCGGCAGTGCGTTCGACTTCGAGCAGACCCGCGAGCTGCGGCTTCTGTTCGGGCATACCGACGGACAACCAATGGGGACCGTCCGCGCCGCGTGCCAGTTCCACAAGTTGTTGCCTGACCTCGGCAGACGCCCCGACCTTGGCGAGGTACGCGGAGACGTCCTCCGGCTTCGGGGAGCGGTGGCCGGTCTCCCAGCGCGAGACGGTGGCGTGCGAGGTCTCCAGCATCGCGGCCACCTGCCGTACGCCGAGCCCAGCGGCTTCGCGAGCCTTGCGTAGTTCGGCGCCCAACGCTCGCGCCTTCGGTGTGGTACCGGGCATGCACCAGAGGATACGCACTCGACCACGGCGGGTGATTGTCCCTCGATCGGTGCATTGACCCCCGCGCGTCACCCACTGACACCGTGGTACCGCAACACTGGTACCAGCAGTACCGAAGAGATCGGAGGGCTCAATGCAGCGCTATCTCTGGCAACAGGCGGGCGGACGACGACACGTCTACGACACCGAGCGCGACATCGCCGCGCCCGGGCGTGCGTTGGTCGCTCTATGCGGGGAGGTCGTCACCCCTACCGTCGACGACATCACGGGGCTGTGGCTCGATCGGACCTGCCTCGCCTGCGATCGCGAAGTACGCGTGCGACTGGGGTTTCCCGCCGACGAGATCCCGCCGGTACCGGCACTGGAGGGGGCGAAGTGATCAGCCCTGAGCCCTACGCCGTCCTCACCCGGCAACAGTGGCAGCTGCTCCACGACGCTCTCGCCGACCTGTGCAGCGCATCAGGCGGACGCCACGAGGATCTTCACGATCTCGCCGTCGGTGTCCTGGAAACCAGTCGCCCCGCTCACTGGACGACGTCGATGGAGGACAGCCCCGCCCGACCACTGTGGTGCCGTGTCTACGAGATCATCGGCGCGCTCGCCCATCTCGCCGACGCCGCCCCACACGACGTGCGCCAGATCCGGCGGCTCGGCGTGGAGGTGAAGTGGCTCGCCGAACACATGCGCGCCTTCCCCGACCCGGTGCGAAGCGCGGCGTGCGGCGATGTGTGACGGCCCTGCGCTCGGCCCTCTCACCGACGACCGGCCCACCGTCACGTTCCGGCGGCTCGACGACGTTCGTCCTGCCCGGCCTGCCCTGACGGCGGCCGACGTTCGTCACGCGCTGCGGCACACCGGTTCACCGACGCTCGACGTGTTGCAGCGCGTCGTCGAAGGACTTCGGCGGCTGGCGTGACAACCCGGCCGACGCCGCTGTGCCGACACAGCAGCCGGAAGTGCGGACTTGCGTGCGATCGGTGTGGACACATGTTCGTGGACCGAGGACACGAGTGCACAGGCTGCGGACACGAGTGCGGGAAGCGCGGACACGCGTGCGCAGCCCGAGGACACGCCCGGCTGCCTCGCCGGGGCCGGGGCCGGGGCGGGTCAGCTCGACGCCGTGACCGCGTCTCGGGCCTTCGAGCCTTGGTCGGTCGTCTCGCGGGCGCAGTGGGCGCAGCAGAAGAATCGGCCCTCGACCTCCACGCCGTGCCCGACGACCCGGCAGCCGCAGTGCTCGCAGATCGGCGCGAGCCGGTGGATGGCGCACTCGAACGAGTCGAACGTGTGCACCCCACCTCCCACGGTGCGGATCTCGAACGTCATGTCGTAGTCGTTGCCGCACACCTCGCACTGGGCCATGGCGGTCACCTCCGTGGGCTTTCCAGGGGACGGACAGGCACCCGTAGGCATTCCCCTGCCCGTCCCCCGGAAACCGCTCACTCACCCGAGCGGGAGTCCTCCTTCTCACCCTCCGGCGGTGTCGGCTCGGCCTTCGCCAGCTTCGACGGCCACCAGACCTTCCTGCCGATGTCGATGGTCAACGCCGGCACCAGCAGCGAACGCACGATGAGGGTGTCGAGCAGGACACCGAACGCCACGATGAACGCGAGCTGCGCCAGGAAGAGGATGGGCAGCACCGCGAGCGCGGAGAACGTCGCCGCGAGCACCACGCCCGCCGACGTGATGACCCCGCCCGTCACCGTGAGGCCGCGCAGGGTGCCCTCGTGGGTGCCAACCGACAACGTCTCCTCCCGCACGCGGGTCATGAGGAAGATGTTGTAGTCGATGCCGAGCGCCACCAGGAACACGAACCCGAACAGCGGCACCGCCGGGTCGGCGCCGGGGAAGTCGAACACGTGGTTGAACACCAGCGCCGACACGCCCATGGTCGCGGCGAACGACAGCACCACCGTGGCGATGAGCAGCAGCGGCGCCACCAACGCCCGCAGCAGCAGCGCGAGCACCGCAAACACCACCACCAGCACGATCGGAATGATCACCGTGCGGTCGCGCTCGGAGGTCGTCCGCGTGTCCAGTTGCTCGGCCGTCGACCCACCCACCAAGGCGTCCGCGCCGTCGACGGCGTGCACGGACTCACGCAGCCGCTCGACCGTGGCGATGGCCTCGTCGGAGTCGGCGGCGTCGGACAGCGTGGCGCTGATGCGGACGAGCCCGTCGGCGGTGCCGGTGATCTCCGCCTCCGCCACTCCCCGCACGCCCTCGGTGGCGGCGAGCACCTCGTCGGCCCGCGAGGCGTCGGCGATCACCACGGCGGGCGAGCCGGAACCGCCGGGGAAGTGCCGCGACAGCACTTCCTGCCCCGCCACCGACTCGACCTCGTTCAGGAAGATGTCGGACTCCGCCGTGCCACTCGCCTTCAGCTGCGGGACGAACGCCGCACCGACGAGCAACACCAGCGACGTCACCAGCCACACCGCGCGCGGACGCTTGTCGACCCGCTTGGCGATGCGGCCCCAGAGGGCACCGGACTCCGGCGGCGCCGAACCCTCCATCGGCCGGAACGGCCAGTACGCCGCCCGACCGATGAGTGCCAGCACGGCGGGCAGGAAGGTCATGGACGCCAGCACCGACGACACGATGCCGATGGTCGCCACGGGACCGAGTCCCTTGTTCGACTCCAGGTCGCTGAACAGCAGGCAGAGCAGGCCCAGGATGACGGTGCCCGCCGACGCCACGACGGGTTCGATCGTCGCGCGCCACGCCGTGCGCATCGCCGCCACCTTGTCGCCCGTCGTGCGCAGTTCCTCGCGGTAGCGCGCGACGAGCAGCAACGCGTAGTCGGTCGCCGCGCCGAAGACCAGGATGAACAGGATGCCCTGGCTCTGGCTGTTGAGGCTGATGACGTCGGCGTCGGCGAGCACGTAGACGAGCACGCTCGCCAGCGAGAGCGCGAAGACCGACGAGATCAGCACCACCAGCGGCAGCAGCGGGCTCCGGTAGACGACCACCAGGATCAGCGCGACCACCGCGGCGGCCACCAGCAGCAACAAGCCGTCGATGCCGCCGAACGCCTCGGCGATGTCCGCGACCTGCCCCGCGGGGCCGGTGACGTACACCGAGAGACCGTCCGGCGGACTTGCGAAGAGCTCGCGCATCGGTTCGACCACGTCGCCCGGTTTGGCGGTGATGGGCACGATGAGCTCCAGCGCCCGACCGTCCTCCGAGGGAATGGGCGGGGGACCCTGCATCGTGCCGTCCCAGCCGGCGATCTCCGCGCCCTTCTCGGCCAGGTACCGCTGGTCCTCGCCCGTGATGCCGGAACCGCGTTCGGCGACCACGATGGCCGGGATCGCCTCGGTGTCGGCGAACTGGCGTTCCAGCTCGGTCACGCGAGTCGACTCGGCCGATTCGGGCAGGAAGTACGAACTGTTGTTCTCGGAGATGCTGCTCAGCTTGCCCGCGTACTGCCCGCCGAACGAACCGACGGCGAGCCAGACGACGATGAGCAAGGCCGGGACCAGCCATCGAGCCGTGCGCACAGCGTTCCAATCTTTCGATTATCGAAACAAATCTACGGACGGAATACTAAGGCCGGGCTCCGAGCACGGCGTTTCGGGCCCGGACCTGGGTTACCTCTAGTGCCCCGAACCGAGGGAAAGGACACACGGCGGTGAGCGGCGACACACGCGGGGTGGACGACGGCACGCTCGTCGGTTACATCCGCGCGCTCATGATCGAATCGAGCCGGTTCAT
The window above is part of the Saccharomonospora glauca K62 genome. Proteins encoded here:
- a CDS encoding DUF397 domain-containing protein, which produces MKMTASGGPWRKSSFSAQTDNCVEFRRIEGGVEVRNSKRPDEASVTYTDSEWRAFIAGVKAGEFDV
- a CDS encoding DUF4190 domain-containing protein, which translates into the protein MSHNITTAPRNSLGTAGFVLGLVGLVFSFIPLIGVVAWPLVIIGLVLSLVGIARARKTAASKGLAIAGTVLSAIGLLVCITWVGAVSKAVDEAQRNELKPVASGQSPAAGQHTVVFELSTDQAVNVQYGDLADQRTLVADPTQEWRQEFSFGGGSHHLMLSATPVGNSDLTSTITCSITVDGETVAQQSNPLGVWCNANVRK
- a CDS encoding helix-turn-helix domain-containing protein — its product is MPGTTPKARALGAELRKAREAAGLGVRQVAAMLETSHATVSRWETGHRSPKPEDVSAYLAKVGASAEVRQQLVELARGADGPHWLSVGMPEQKPQLAGLLEVERTAAYIATVSTLLIPGLLQIGDYARAIMRQADVPASEIDTRVAVRIGRQEIVTRRNPVRLDAFIGESALHADIGGPAVMVDQLHALLAHAERPNVDLRVIPMQSDWHPGLDGPFLLVESLDGAGVVHLENRISGLFLHEPADIEVYWSAVEKVRKVAMSAEDSAKLIAEVIDTKESTI
- a CDS encoding zinc finger protein; translation: MQRYLWQQAGGRRHVYDTERDIAAPGRALVALCGEVVTPTVDDITGLWLDRTCLACDREVRVRLGFPADEIPPVPALEGAK
- a CDS encoding MMPL family transporter codes for the protein MRTARWLVPALLIVVWLAVGSFGGQYAGKLSSISENNSSYFLPESAESTRVTELERQFADTEAIPAIVVAERGSGITGEDQRYLAEKGAEIAGWDGTMQGPPPIPSEDGRALELIVPITAKPGDVVEPMRELFASPPDGLSVYVTGPAGQVADIAEAFGGIDGLLLLVAAAVVALILVVVYRSPLLPLVVLISSVFALSLASVLVYVLADADVISLNSQSQGILFILVFGAATDYALLLVARYREELRTTGDKVAAMRTAWRATIEPVVASAGTVILGLLCLLFSDLESNKGLGPVATIGIVSSVLASMTFLPAVLALIGRAAYWPFRPMEGSAPPESGALWGRIAKRVDKRPRAVWLVTSLVLLVGAAFVPQLKASGTAESDIFLNEVESVAGQEVLSRHFPGGSGSPAVVIADASRADEVLAATEGVRGVAEAEITGTADGLVRISATLSDAADSDEAIATVERLRESVHAVDGADALVGGSTAEQLDTRTTSERDRTVIIPIVLVVVFAVLALLLRALVAPLLLIATVVLSFAATMGVSALVFNHVFDFPGADPAVPLFGFVFLVALGIDYNIFLMTRVREETLSVGTHEGTLRGLTVTGGVITSAGVVLAATFSALAVLPILFLAQLAFIVAFGVLLDTLIVRSLLVPALTIDIGRKVWWPSKLAKAEPTPPEGEKEDSRSGE